Within Vicia villosa cultivar HV-30 ecotype Madison, WI linkage group LG1, Vvil1.0, whole genome shotgun sequence, the genomic segment TCGAAGTAGAGGGTAACCTACATCAATGAAATTAGACTATGAACTTATGCACGATTCGGTGCACTACGTAACTACGTTGCACCTTTGAAAAGGTGGAAGAAGAGAGACAACGATGGCTTTCCTCCCCGATAATCTCACCAGTATTAGAAAACTTTGATGAAAGTCCAACTCACAGGATTCAACTACAAATGAGCAATCATCAGATGGTTCAAAACCTTAACTTTGAAATCATTGAAAGACAATTGAAGACCCAAAGTTGAAAAATGTGCACTCGTAAAAAGGGATGGCACACCCATCATATTCGCTGCATATCTTTTTATCTTCCATTGAGATCAGTATACCCTAGTCAAATGAGGGACCCGCTTCAAGGAAAGCCCTTTTGAGGTTACTTTGCGAGCGAAAATCGAAGTGGTTGCCAAAATTTTAGGATTTGCCTAAGCATCTAAAGTATCTTTCTTTGTTTTTCGATGCATGGTGGGGGCCATTTCCACTAGTCAAGAAGATAACGTGTTTCAAAAATACAAATGACGAAAGGACAAAAGGTAATGATCAAGGAAGCTTTATAATTATTCCCAAAGGTTGTGTGTTATCATAATGAGAGAGAGGAAGTAAGAACTAGTAACGATCCATATTTCCTCAGAAAGACACTCAAGTACCCTAGTTCTCAAAGGTTATTATATGATGAGACACATGAAACGACATCTAGAGTATAAGACACATTTAAGGCGCGAGTTTCCCATGACAATGATGTCACATCACAAATTTTTACTTAAACCGAGAAATCATCGACAAAAGAAGTACAGCACGAAAAACCCATCATCCTTTAGAGTAGGGAAAGGACTTGGAAGAAACTGTTTTGGACCGCCCATAGGGTCCAATAACAATGGGCCAGAAGGCAAAATGACCCATCGAGTCAAGCAAGAGACATGTGCACCATCTTGGGCAAGAAAATAGATGGTCTCAACCCAAAGATCAATCAGACAGATCACCGCATCTAGATTAACGAACAATTATATCGTCTTATTATATAAAGGGATAACACATCATTTCTCAAgtaatttgaattcaaatttgaTTCACTTCACCTTAATCTAACATTGACTTGGACGTTAGAGTATCAACCTTACAGGTCAATCCTCCCTCTATCCTACTGGAAGCTCGAGTCCACCGTTGCGATTCACAACCACAATTCACATCAATTCTACCGGATTCTGCGTCCGACGCATAACAACAAATATATATAATCATAATAAATTGCTAAAATTTTAGCAAAAAGGTATTTTGGTGCAACCTTAATTTTGCCAAACTCTTTTAATTTAAGTAAAAAACTAAATCTAGTGGAGCAGACATACATGATAAAATTATACTAATAAAGTTCAATTTGTTAGCACTTATTCCGGGAAAGAATACTTTAATTTATATATAGAAGAAGCATAGGATACTTTGTAACAGCAAAAGAAGAGCCACACAAAATATGGAGCAGAAAAGGGACCATCATGTGTTATTAAAATGAATTCTCCATCAATTAATTAAACCAATAATAAAAAAGATGCAATGATGCATGAACTTAATCCATGGTCTTCTAAATTTGGCGCCACCATTATTGATACAAAGGGAGTAGGTTGATAATAATAAGATGAGCTGTATACGCTGCTTTGACTTCATTTATTCAAATTGAAATAAGTGCTATGATTGGTTGTTTTGTAATTAAATAtctaattttaatataatctaagtcttttttttttttctagcttttgtttaaagaaaaaaattaatataagtcATTTCAGCCAATGGTTTGGTCCACTATAGGAAACAAAGGGAAAGTTATAAAGTTGCAAAATTCGTTCTTATCTAAAAACAACTTTTAATATGAGACTTGAGTCATATTAACATGATAGTTTACCACTTCCTCAACACAAAAAAACATTGTCGGAGAAAAATAACATTATTATGCAACTACTAAATGAACCAAACCATTGAATGTAAGAAAAGACTAACTTTTTTACGGCCaatagaaaagagaaaaaaaaaagtgaaaataatcAAAATAGGTTAACAAGTAAATATTCCTAAATACTCACACTTCTAGGATTGACCCCTAGAAGAAGCTCCATATAGTTGAAAGGAAATGATCATGTCTTGCAGGTTAAGAAATGAAAtgttatcaaaagaaaaaaaaggtctCGATATTTACCTCATTAGATTAAAATTAAATCATCGGTTTTTTTTCCCGCATTTCACGTTGTTAAGATGATACTATTAAcccaatcaaaaaaaaaaaaaagatgatacTATTAACCATTTAATCTCAATAACACGACTCAAATTTTTTTAACtatcaattttaaattaaaacggTCTAATATTGATGAATCAAATATGCTTAAATAGATAAATAATGTAGTGTTTATGTTACCGCCAAAAATTTAGGTCCTATTAAATTACTCTAGAAAATTTAGAAAACTCTCATGCGTTGGCCTAGTGGTTAATACTTGAGTCTTAAGAGTGCTTCTTAAGATTTCATAAGTGGACGGTGGGATTGGTCTCCTTGAATTAGCCGGGCCCTCGCAAGTGGACAGTGTGATTGGTTTAAACGAGGGCCCTCACAAGTGGACAGTGGGCTTGGTTCCCTTGAATCAGTCGGGCCCTCACAGGTGGACGGTGAGATTGGCTTAAACGGGGCTCTACGGTGGGATTGGTTTAAATGGAGGCCCTCACAAGTAGGGGTGAAAATAGGCTAGGCTAAGTTAGACTTTATAAGGCCTGAGTCTAGCCTACGATAAACTTGAAAGGTCTGTGGCCTATAATAGACTCTTTTTTTTTACCTGACCTGgcttgaaagcctatttaaaagcctatttttcaatatggttttcaattaatccatattatttaagaaatCTTTTGAGTcatcctatatatgcatatataagtcGGCCTATTTAAcctttgttctaatatatatatgcatatacaGGCTtgcctatttagcattttttctaatatacatGCAAATATAGGCGGATCTATTTAgcttatttttaatatacatgaaagtataggccggcctataagacttcataggcttttttaatagcctaagtctgatctattttattaaataggcttttaaaaaaagcctaagcctCCTGACCTTTTTGTTAAATAAGCCTGGCTTGACATGGCCTTATATAGGCTATGCCATAGGCTCTTGTAAGTCGGCCTGACCTATTCCCACACTTACTCACAGGTGGACGGTAGGATTAGTTTAAACGGGCTGAATCTGTTTTATGTGAACTATTTTTAAAAGTCCTTGACTCTCCAATAAGAAGAGTATAAACAACtaatttgaattaatttattaaaaattagttAATCCAACAAGAGAACCTTATCTCAGTGAGTATAATGAGCTAAATAAATCAACTTTTGCTATGTTGTATCCAAATTATTTGTCTTGAGATTTTTGTTAATAACTTttctgataattttttttaataaatcaataaaaatagataataaattagggaataaaatgacatttatcaaacaatttttttacaAGTTATAAACTATGAAATTGAATCTATGATGTTATATCAACTGTAAAGAATTTGTTGGTTAGAAGGGGCGTTAACGTTGATAGCAGGTGTGTTTTATGTCTTGCGGGTGACGAAGATGTTTGTCACCTATTTAAAGCTTGTGTTTTTTCTAAGCAAGTGTGGACTGATATTAGCACTTGGTTGGGTTTTGAAGTGGATCTTCATGGCTCTGTTAGTGAAGGCATGCTGGTTTGGAAAAGAGATTAGAGAAAGGTGGGCATTAGCAAGGACACTGCTCACGGTATTTGGATTACGGTGTTGTGGTGCGTTTGGAGGTATCGGAACGAGATCATTTTCAACGAAAAGAGCCCTTCTATATCTGATTTGGTTTGGAATATCAAAATTAAATTGTGGAAATGGTTGAATTTAGGCAATATTTCTTTATCCAAGTGTAacttttatgatttttgtaaaaatCCGGTGAAAAATCTAGGATAAGTTTCAGTTGGTAGGAAATCTTCCTTTTCTGGATTTCGGTCCCGGTTTTTATAAACAGGTTCGAATACCTCCGGTACTCGTTTAATATTGaatgttgcttataaaaaaaaactacataTTCACACATTACATTTCTTTTTAAATGGTGCCCGATTGAAATCagataattcaattaaatataactaataatatttatttataatttaaaatatcaaatttaaatctgaattgtttaattttaatcgaATGGTCACTAATGCGTGTTTTTTAGATCCAATGAAAACTCAATCTATAAAACTTTAAGTTCATATTTTTAAACAGAGCCTAAATCCCTTCACCACTAGTTAGAACATGAAAGGAGCAATGGGGTTTTCATGATGGGGTGGTGGTGTTTGTTGACAAAATGATCCATTTTGCTGAGAAGTCTATTATTCCATCATTTTTTCCCTTAACCCCCACTAGGCCACTCCACATCATTTCCATAGACTATAACTTTATTTATCAAAcactatttttaatcaaatttatcTCCTCAAAATGATATGATCCAAACAAATAAAGATATGTTCACATGCTTAAACTTTTAGTCCATTCAATAACAAACAAATTTGTACAACACTTGGTATATATTACACTGTATTCTTGTATCAAATATACAAGAAAAAAAACCTTGGAGATAATTAAACAATACtatactaaaaattaaaatatcaccCTTTTCTatcctttttcatttgaagcaaaCCTCTCTGAGATCTCTCATAtgaaacatgaaaaaaaaaaacagcatctCTCCCTGGATGCTAACCAGAAATTAATCTTTGAGGAAACTAAGAAACTGCACTGTATCTTCCATTTCCCTTCCTTAGAGCACAACTTCAGATAGATATGCTCATGATAACAGCATACACCACAGTGAGATTCAAAAACTCATTAGTTTTTCCGAAAACACAAGCTGAAAGGTGTTTGTTTTTTTCTACCCTTCACACCAAAACACTTCACTTTTCATACCAACTTTTTCTGTTTCTCAAACACCTCTAGCTTCTGTTCCTTTCATGATTCTTAGTCTTTTACAAGATGTCACAAACatgctgcaaaaaaaaaaaaaaaatagttcttCTGTCAGATTTCTTTCATTAAGTCTATAGATAAATCATACTCAATTGACTAAAAGAATTGATAGAGAGAAAACAAGGACTTACTCCCATGGAACATCTCCAACTAACATCCAATCACCATCTTTATCTTCATAAGTAGGTTCATATTCAGATCCTTTATAACCTTCTTTTTCTGAGTAATCACCAATAGTTAACTTGAACATGTTTTCTAAAGCTTTGAGAAGCTGTGCATAACCTCCATAGatcctcaaatcaatctttctaAGATAAGGAGCTCCATCCAAACTCACTTTTATGTAAATAGCAGAAGCATCAGCCTCTTGCAAACTGTTCTTCCTGTAAGATCTTATTGGTGGCCACCCCACTATTTTTGCCCTataatatcataaaaaaaaaaaacatcatcaataaaaaaactcaaaaatttgaGATTCTATAAACATAGAAACATGATGAATATTGAACTTACTTAGAAGGAGGTGCTGCATCAGATGTTTTTGAACCACTGGCACTGTCCTTAGAAGTTTCAACCAATGATCTTTTGTTGGAAACTTTAACAGAAAGtgttttttcattctcattttcttCTGTCCCTGGAAGTCCTAGTCTTAGCTCAGTATCCTTCATGTTAAGATCATTCACATATGCAACACTGTTTTCCATCTTCTTAATATTTCAGAATATGCAAAGAAAGCCTTGTAGTAAAGTAAGATGTATGTGAGATGAGATGCAAATACAAGAATGCAAGGGTTGTTTTATATTAGAAAGATGATGATAAAGGGGAGGTGCATTAAATAATGTTTGTATTGAATGAATGAATAGAGATGAATAAATAATGGAGAAAGACAAGGAAAGGTGTCGGTAGAAGGAGTAACAAAGTTGAAAGCAATATGTCCCTACAAATAGAGGACAGAGGTGGGACAGGAATGGGGAAGATGTGGTATTGAAAGAGAGAAATGAGGTGAGTTGAGTTAAAGGAAGAGAAAAGGGAACATGGGCATGTGAAGAGTGATAGGTGCTTATGCCATGTGGGGtttcatttttatattattagtagGGGCCTCTTTACATCATTGTATGTCAACTTAGGTGTAACTCCtcaaccaaaaataaaatatataaagtttttttaaatatattatttatgtatTAGTAATATTTAGGAGTTATTCTAATTTGAGCAGCCttgtatatattttaattaaggatatattagtaaaaaaattaattgataa encodes:
- the LOC131644283 gene encoding auxin-induced protein 22B-like — protein: MENSVAYVNDLNMKDTELRLGLPGTEENENEKTLSVKVSNKRSLVETSKDSASGSKTSDAAPPSKAKIVGWPPIRSYRKNSLQEADASAIYIKVSLDGAPYLRKIDLRIYGGYAQLLKALENMFKLTIGDYSEKEGYKGSEYEPTYEDKDGDWMLVGDVPWDMFVTSCKRLRIMKGTEARGV